From the Coleofasciculus chthonoplastes PCC 7420 genome, the window ACTATGGTCACGCAACCAGATATACAAACCATCGCCAAAGAATCAGTCCTTAACAATCTCGGACTCTGGCAACAAATCAAAGAAGACTGGATTGCCCACGATCGCGACTGGACTCGACCGGGATTCCGCGCCGTTGCGATTCAGCGCTTTGGAGTCTGGCGTATGCAAATTCAACCCAAACTCTTACGAGCGCCGTTTAGCATTCTTTACCGGGCATTATATCGCAAAATGCGTAATACCTATGGCATAGAATTACCCTATAGCGTTCAACTGGGTCGTCGTGTGATCATCGAACATCAACATGGAATTGTGATTCACGGCGATTGTACAATTGGCGATGATTGTATTATCCGTCAAGGCGTTACCCTAGGCAATCGCTACGTAGATCATCCATTCGATGCCCCAAAAATAGGGAATCGCGTTAACGTTGGTGCGGGTGCGAAAATCTTTGGTAACGTAACTATCGGTGATGATGCTAATATTGGCGCTAACGCCGTCGTGCTTTGTGATGTCCCCGCAGGCGCAACAGCCGTTGGCGTACCTGCTAAGATCATAAAATCCCGAAACACTCAGGACAATGGTTAAATCCGTCACTGTCCCCAACATTTCTGCAACAGAACCCGATTGGAGTCGCGAACAACTGCGCCGCTGGTGGGACCCTAGCCGCCAACTCCTCAAATCTATCCGTGCGTATCAAAAATGGCATGCAAAAGGAGGAATTATTGCCGGATTACTGCGCCGGATTAACGTCCTACAGCACCGCTTCTGGAGTGTTGTCACGGCTGCTGATATTCCCATAGATTGCCAGCTTGGCGGCGGACTACTCCTGACCCATCCAACTGGTGTGGTAATTCATCCCAAGGCTTCGATTGGACCCAACTGCCTAATTCTACAACAGGTTACCGTTGTCAGCGGCGTTAAAATTGGTGGTCATGTGGATATCGGTGCTGGCGCCAAAATCCTGCGCCAAGTTACGATTGGCGATCATGCCAAAATAGGGGCGAATGCTGTCGTGCTTTGTGACGTACCCGCAGGCGCAACAGCCGTGGGAGTTCCGGCAAAAATTATCACCCATCTCTAGTCTGGACTCAATACACAATCAGATAAAAACAGAGAATAATTCAAAAAAAGGTTTTAAACCTATGGTTACTAATCAGCCACTGTTTCTCCTGATCCAGATTATCCTACTCGCGATCGCCTTGGCATTGCTTATCCCCATTGCTACTCTGTTGATTGAATGCATGGCAGCGTTCTTCCTACCACGCCGAGACAAACAAGAGAAGCCAGCCCCCCGCCCCAAGGTGACGATTTTAATACCAGCACACAACGAAGCCTCTGATATTACTGCTACTCTGAAGACCATACTCCCTCAGTTAACTGACTCAGACCGACTTATCGTCATTGCTGATAACTGTACCGACAACACAGCCGAGGTTGTGCGTCAAGTCGGCGCAACGGCGATTGAACGAGAGAATCCGGATTTGAGGGGTAAAGGGTACGCCTTAGATTACGGCTTACGCTGCATTGAGACAAAACCCCCTGACGTACTGGTATTCGTTGACGCCGACTGCCAAGTTAGTCCCGGTTCAATTGATAAAATCGCCCGACTAGCAGCGGCTTCAGAACGCCCGGTTCAAGCCACCTACCTGATGACTCAGCCAGACAATCCTGGAGTCAACGATTTGATCTCAACTTTATCACTGCGGGTGAAAAACTTAGTCCGTCCCGTCGGACTCACCCGACTGGGATTACCTTGTTTGTTGATGGGTTCAGGGATGGCATTACCGTGGTCACTGATGAGTAAGATCTCCTTAGCAGGATGTAAAACCGTGGATGATATGCAGTTGGCTGTGGATTTAGCCATTGCTGGACATCCGCCCTTATTTTGCCAAGACGCCCACGTCCAAGGGCGTCTGATGAAAGATAAAGCCGCCAAAAGCCAAAAAGCCCGTTGGGAACATGGTCACTTAGAAATGCTGTTCACTGAAGTTCCTCGACTGCTAAAAGAATTTATCTCTCAAAGACGGTGGGATCTATTCGCCCTCGCCCTAGAACTCGCTGTACCCCCCCTTTCGCTGTTACTCTTAATCTGGGCAGCCGCTACAGGAGGAGCATTCGTAGCGGCAGTATTGGGAGTATCCTGGATACCAGGGATGGTGTTGGGATTAGAGGGACTACTGATTCTGATCTCCGTTATTGGATCTTGGGCTAAGTTTTGCCGTGCCGATATACCAGGACGGACGCTTTTGGCTGTTCCCTTTTACATTCTCTGGAAGGTTTCCCTCTACCCGGCTTTTCTAATCAAGCCTCAGAGTCGCTGGTTAAAAACCGAACGGGATACAGTGGATGTAACTGAGTCGTGATTAGCGATCGCGTAGGAATTAAGTTTCTCCGGGACTTAGAATGTTATTTACCGATGAAACTGCCGCGATCGCACGTCAGTTAGGCGCAATGGTAATGCCAGGATACAGAACGCCAAGGTAAAGGATATGCCTTAGACTACGGGATAAAGTACTTAGGGTCTGCTGAATTAATCTGGAAGCTATACTATACAAGGGTTCCAATCCCTTTTTTCACCCAGAAAGTGCAAGGTTTTTACACCCTTGAGTTCAAAATCCTTGGATTTTTACCTCCGTGATCGCAGGATCTTCCCCTGGCAGGGGGTTGAAACTGTTGCCTGTTGCCTGTTGCCTGTTGCCTCTCGCCACCACAAGACTTATTCAGCAGCCCCTACTTAGCCACAGACTCACCCGATATCGTGGTACTCATGGATGCTGACTGTATCGTACATGAAGGCGCGATCGCTAAAGTTACTGGATGTCTCCCCCAGCAGCAGGACGCCGCTAAAACTCAACGCACCCGCTGGGAACATGGACACTTACAAACCTTACTCACCCAAGTCCCTCAACTCCTTTCCCAGTCTGTGATTCAGCGACGGATTGATTTATTCGCGTTTCTATTCCCAATTTAAATGCATGACAGCTTAGGAAGGATAAACCTGTAGTGCGAGCATCTTGCTCGCTACCTATTCCTTAGTAAAAATTAACAAGGTATAAGGTATAAGGTAAAAATCAATGAATGTGTCTTTAACTCCAGAACTAGAACAGTTTATTCAACGTCAGGTTAATGCAGGAAAATACAATTCACCAGAGGAAGTAGTTATTAAAGGTATCCAGTTATTAGCAATTATGGAACGTTTCTCACAAGGAAGCGTTGAAGTATTACAACCAACACAACCCAAAACAGAATGGATGCCTGGTTTTTTTGAAGAAGTGATTGGAGGTTGGGTAGGAGAACCCCTAATCCGCGAACCGCGAGGAGAGTATGAGACAAGGGAGACGCTATTTTGACTTACCTGCTTGATCTGAATATTTGTATTCGCTGGTTAAATAATACGAGTCCATCGGTTAGGACACACCTAGCAGCGGAAAAACCTGACACCATTTATTGGTTATTGGTGTACTGTCGTACCTGTAGAGACGCGCCATGGCGCGTCTCTACAATGTGTGGGGAACTCCCTTAACTCAACGCTTCCAGATAATCCCGCACCCGATTCCGCCGCTTGGGTTGACGTAACTTCTGCAACGCCTTCGCCTCAATTTGCCGCACCCGTTCGCGAGATAGTTCCAGCGCCCGCCCAATCTCAGCCAAGGAATAGGGATGTCCATCGCCTAAACCAAACCGCATACAAATCACATCCCGTTCACGACTGGTTAAATCAGCTAGGAGTTGCTGTAAATCCCGCTGTAAAGCCTCGCGCATCAACACGTCTTCTGGGGAGGTTTCCTCGGTTTCCAGCAAATCCCCCAGTTCTGTATCCTTCTCCTTGCCAACTTTAATCTCCAAGGAAACCGATCGCGGAACTCGCATCAGCACTTCCCGTACCTGGGGCGCATCCATTTCCAACTCTTTGGCGATATCCTCAATCGTGGCGGTGCGCCCTTGTTCCTGAGAAATCTTCCGCTGGGCTTTCTTAATCTTGTTCAGCTTTTCGGTAATGTGGACGGGTAAGCGAATCGTCCGGCTTTGAGTCGCGATCGCACGAGTAATTCCCTGACGAATCCACCAATAGGCATAGGTACTAAACCGATACCCTTTCGTCGGATCAAATTTCTCAACTGCCCGTTCTAATCCCAAGGTTCCTTCTTGAATCAAATCCAGCAGTTCTAGCCCGCGATTTTGATACTTTTTCGCCACCGACACCACCAGGCGCAGGTTGGCTTTAATCATGTGTTCTTTCGCCTGCAATCCTTCGGCTTGAACTTGTTCCAGTTCCTTAACCGTCAGTTCCGCTAACTCCGCCCAGCGCTGTTTCCCTTTTACTAGACTTGGCTTCAGGGTAGCCACATCCACTCCAGCAGTTGTCGCCCAGCGTTCTAAGGAGGGACGATGACCTAACTGAGAGGCTAAACGGTCATGGGTTTCGATTAAATGAACGAAATGCTCAATAACTGGCTCCTCTGGTGTGGCGAACTTAGCTCGCAAGTCCAATAATCGCATATAGCGCTGAACTTTTTGAGCTTCTGATACTTCTTCATCTCGTCTCAATAAACGAACCCGACCGATTTCTTGAAGATATAGCCGCACCAAATCTGTGGTACGGCGGTTGGCACTTTTAGCAAAGCTAGTCGTGTCGATATCCTCTTCTATATCTGGATCAACGAATTCATCCACAGAATTGTCTATATCGCCGTGGTTATCCTGCAAATCCAAGCTGTAGGTAGGTTGGTCGTGGTCGAATTCAGTGTCGGCAAAAGGAGTGGCTGGCATAGTGATCTCTTAGATTACGACCGATAACGACACTTGAGCGAAGTGTGTCATCACTTAATTACTAGAATTCCCACCCTTGATGACCGGATAACAGCGTTTTCCGTTTTTCTCACCGCGAAGGGTTACCTGTTTTCCAGGAAACCCTTACTGAGATTTACTGCTAACGCATCGCCCCAGTTTCCGTTTTTACAGAATTCTCCGCATTTTGGGCTTAAAATCTGTCTCAGGTTAGATGACTGGGCTTCTCCTCTAGCAGATAGTATACGCGATACCCTCTTGGGGAATGAGTGACCTTTGTCAAAGGCTGTATTAATCTACATCACCCATGGGACGGATTCCTGAAAGATTATTGAGATTTGTTTAGGAAACCGTTTGTTGACCGGGGTATCGCCTGCGAAACCTGAATGGAGAGCAGGGGTTCATACTGCTAATTCCATCTCTTTCTATTCCATTGTATAGAACAATGAATAGGTAATAGGTAACAATTTACATTTACATTTTGAAGTCGGGTGTTGGGTGTTGGGTGTGGGGAGAAACCAAAGTCCTTGAAGTTCCCTCCCCTTGGCAAGGGGAGGGTTAGGGAGGGGTTAGATCAAGGTATCGCTTTTTTTGGGCTTAAGGTCAGTGCAGGGCGCACGTTGGTAAAGGGCGCAAGTCGGTCATTAGTGTCAACTTAAGGTAGAAAACCAATGCTGGCAAGGTTTTCACCCTCATCCCCTAACCCCTTCTCCCACCGTGGGGAGAAGGGGAACCGGACTCTCTTGCTCCCCTCTCCCAAGCTTGGGAGAGGGGCTGGGGGTGAGGGGTTGAGCTTAAGTTGATTAAGTTGACACGGATGCACGTCGGTGCGCCCCTACGGAAGACCACTGATTTTCAACACGTCACTCAGGGTGGGACAGTACGTCGGTAAACCGAATGTATCGGGATTCACTGGGTTTTGATAACTAAAATGGCGATAATTGAGGCAAAATCGATCCCACGCCGCCATCTGAATCCGAAATAAGATAATTAATAGATTCGCTAGTCCAATCGATAAGGGGACGCGAACATAAATTTTTTTACCTAAATACGTACAGACTTCCTCTACCGCTTGATTAACAGTGAGGCGCGTATTTCCTAAGACTAAACGATTTGTCGATAATCCTTCACCGGTTTTAGTGGTCAATTCCTGACTAGGAGGATGATCAACCAGATATAGCACTACCTGAGCTATATCCTGGGCGTGCATAAAGTGGAAACTGCCATCGGCTTTGAACCAACGAATCAAGTCCATCCATTTGACTACATCCTTAATCCCTGATGAAATATGGGAGTAAGGTTTGCGTTCATCTCCCCCCAATACCAACGTGGGAAACACTGTAGTAATTTTAGGCGCGATCGCGAGTTTTGAGAGTTGCTGTAAACAGTCGTATTTAGAACGGATATAATCGGTTCCCAGTTGACCGGCTTGTTTGAGTAATTGGTTCTGCTGATTGAGAATGCTAGCGGTGGAAAAGTAAATCACCTGTTCACAACGTTGAGTATCCAGCAAATCCAGCAATCGCAGGGTTTTGACCACATTAATATCAAAAACTTCCTGGACTCCCCCCCAAGCTGTTGCTGCCAAAATTGCTACATCTACAGTTTTGAGCAAATCGCGAAAGTGATCAATCTGCCGTAAATCAGCTTGACAAATCGTAATCCCCGGACGAGCATGATAGTCAAATCCTAATTTATCGGGATTTCTGACCAATAAATACAACTCGTGATCCGTGTGTTGAATTAAACTTTCGGCGACATACTGACCGATGCAACCACTCGCACCGGTCATAAAGATTCGCTTGGGAGTCATTTGATTTTAGATTTTTTGATAATCTGATCCTAACTCAACCGATATGACATTATGTAAATATTAGGCTTGTAGTAGGGACATTGGTCCCTAGATTCCGTTGAGTCACATCTGGGTGATGGACGAAACGACAATAGTGAAATCCTACCTCTACCTTTGGAAAGGGCGGGTTTTGAATCAACGTTATCATCAATAGCGACACGAAAGCCCCTAAACCCGCCCCTACAGACGCGCAATGTCCGACAGACGTAGGGGTTCTCGCCTTCGTGTCCAGATGTATAGGTTTTCTGTCAACATAGCAGCACTAAGGCTTCGCCTAATCCCCTGTTCCCCAATCTCTTACGCATGAACGGTGAGCAATTGATCAACCTGTTTGGCTGTTTCAAAGAAGAACCTGACATTATCTTCTGGAGTTCCCGGTAAGACACCATGACCCAAATTAAAGATATGACCTCGGTTCCCCGCTTTACGAATCGTATCCAAAATGCGATCGCGGATAAAATCCTGTGACCCAAATAACACCCCTGGGTCCATGTTCCCCTGAACGTTCATTTTATAGCCTAACCGCTGTCGCGCTTCTGCCATATCCACCGTCCAGTCTACGCTGATAATATCTACGCCAGATTTACCCATGCGCTCTAAGATCCCTGCACTCCCACTGATATACAAAATCAGAGGCGTATCAGGATGGGTGGCTTTTACTTGCTCAACCACGCGCTGCTGATAGGGTAAGGCAAAGGTATCGTAGTCTTGAGGACTCAGTTGACCCGCCCAGGAATCGAACAATTGCACGACTTGGGCACCATTATCAATTTGATAGCGTACATAAACCGCGATCGCATCCGCTATTTTCCCCAGAAACTCGTGCAGCATGGCAGGTTGGGAAAATGCCATTCCTTTAATAATCGAGTAATTCTTGGAACTTTTGCCCTCAATCGCATAAGCGGCTAATGTCCAAGGCGCACCGACAAAGCCTAAGACAGCGGCTTCGTTCCCAACTTCCTGGCGCAGCGCTTGTAATATCTCCCCGACAAATGTTAATTTTTCTAACTCTAAGGGATGAAGCCCGTCAATTTGTGCTTGAGAGCGAATCGGCGGATCTATAATCGGACCTTTGCTTTCCACAATATCAAAGGGAATACCGACTCCGGGTAGAGGCGTGAGGATATCAGAAAATAGAATCACACCATCTGGACGAAAAGCCTTCCAGGGTTGGAGAGAAATTTCAATAGCAATTTCGGGAATTTCGGAGCGTTCCCGGAAACTGGGATACTTATCGCGTAAATCCCGATAGGCTTTCATATATCGACCCGCCTGTCGCATCATCCACACAGGCGGACGTTCTAATTTTTCACCACGAGCGGCTCGTAATAAATAAGGAACCTGGGTTAACCCAGCCATACTAGACCTACCCTATACAAAGTTTTCAGCGCTCTGTTAGCTTACCATTGCGGGCTGACAATTATTTATGAAGTTTTCCAACATAAGGTTCCCTGATCCCCATCCAGTTCAACCCAGCGTCCCACAGGCAAAGCCGCGTTGACCCCATCATGACCAAAGGGCAACTCGGATACAATCGGGATATCAAGATCCATTAAGCGATCGCGTAACACCTCTTCAACCGTCCAACTTGGCACATTCTGGGGAGGATGGCAGCGGCTAAACCGTCCCAAGGCAATACCCTTAACCTTTTGTAACATGCCACTCATCCGCCACTGGGTCAACAGGCGGTCAATTCGATAAGGCGCTTCTGTCACATCTTCTAACGCCAGAATTGCCCCATCTAGCGGGGGTAGAATCGGCGTACCCAGTACATGAGTTGCCACAGTCAGATTCCCTGGCAAAAGCCACCCCCTAACCTTACCGCCGCCCCAACCCTTCCCGGTTAAAGGTGACAGAGGGCGTCCTTCTACACAGTCAAATAAGCGATTCAGCGACCATTCCGGTTCACTAGCTAACGTGGTTAAGACTGGAGCATGAACACTGCCAATTCCTACTCCAGCGAGACTCCACAGCAGACAGGTGATATCAGAAAACCCAATCAGCCATTTTGGGATAGAGGATTTTGCCTCAAGACTCTCATCAGCTCTAATTTTATCTCCCCCAGCTCCCCCAGCTCCCCCAGCTCCCCCAGCTCCCCCAGCTCCCCCAGCTCCCCCAGCTCCCCCAGCTCCCCCAGCTTCCCCAGCTTCCCTGCTCAATATTACCGGGGAAGTCCACGTCCAGTTTTCCAGAAGACGGGCGCTACCATAGCCACCTCGAATACAAAGAATTCCCCGACAGTCTGGGTCATACCAAGCGGCGGCTAACTGCTGACGTCGTTGGTTATCTGTACCAGCAAGGTAGCCATCCCTAGCATCCCAATTGGTTGGTAATTCAACCCGATAGCCTCGGCGACGCCAAATTTCCACTCCCTGATAGAAGGCGTCAACCTCTCGTAACGCCCCACTCGGAGCAATCACCCGGAGTAAATTACCTGGTTGTAAAGGACTAAGTTGATTGATGTTCACCAAATTTACCTCACCTCACTGTAGAGACGTAGCATGCTATGTCTCTACATATCCCCATCTTCCCCATCTGCTAATACCCCCTAACTCAACCGCGCCGTGCATTCCAGAATAAACTTTTGATTAATTAAAGAATAGGGTTGAATGTCCAACGCCTTGCGAAAGGCTGTAATTGCCGCTTGATAATCTCCTAACGCCATATAACACAATCCCAAACCATGCAGCGCCCCAAAATGAATGGGATTAAGCCGGATAACCTGCTGACAATCGTCCCTTGACTTTTGATACTGTTTAAGTATGTAGTAAAGAACGGCTCGTCGATTCCAAGCTTCGGCAAAATCAGGTTGCTCTCTAATAATCTGGGTCAGCAGAGCTTCAGCTTGAGCTGTTTCCCCACGTTCTAATAACATCTGTGTCCGCCCTAGCCGTTCCATGCCGGAGATGCCCTTTTGATAGAACCAGATACGCCAGAGTTCTTCGGTTGCCTGCTTGCGGACGTTTTCATCAGGGTTTTTTAGGTTCTCCAGTAAGGAATTGATGGATGATTCACTCATCTCTTGTCCTCTTAACTATTGTGTAACGCATTACTCAGATTTATCGCCACTCCCCTATTTTCCCGCCAAAATTTGAATAGAGTGCAGATTGCTGCGAGTAAAGATTCCATAAACTTTGCGGATGTACCAGTCTTATGACTGCATTTTGTAAAATGGGCAGACTGATACTGAGTTTCCTTACGTTGTTAATTTTCGGTGGAAACATAGCTAGGAGAGTCATTCCAGCTATTGCACCACTCCAGTAAGGATGTTGAACAAACTAAAATTCAAGCAGTCAGTCCAAATCTCCCACAAGGGAATGTGTCTCCGCCGCTAGGAGGTTATATGAGTCCTTCTGTGAATCGGTCTACCGACTCACCCCAGTCTTCTGGTGAAAATCTACCAGAAGCATCCAGTGTGCAACCGCCACACTCAGCCCCACCCAATGGCAATTCTGAAAACGTGACTAACTCATCTACTACAACGGATTCAACCGGGACAATGCCATCAGATGTCCAACGACAAAAACCCATTCCTCCGCCCAGTGAACCCATGCAGTACCGAGCAATCGGGCTGATTCGGGGAAAATATATGCCCTCTCAAGAGCAATTGACAAGGGGTACTCTACTGGCAGATGACGGTACCTTAATTGATGCCGTCTTACTGGGTCGGGTCATGAGTTTGGTGAAAAACCATCTCGATTTAGCTCTATCCCATCTTTGGGTCGTTTATCCTCGCACGAGACAACAAGACGGAAATTTGCACGTCCAAATTGTCGGTGTTTGGGAACCGGAAACACTCAATCAAGATCAAACGACGGCTTCAGAATCAACCGACTCGCCACCGGAAGAGTCAACCCCTGAGGCACAAACGTCTCCAGATCATCCTCAACCTGAACCAACTGAGCAATTACCAGAAGGTTACTTTTCAATTCGGGGTCAAGTCATTTACCAGTCGCGGGAGAATGAAGACGTTATTGTCAAAATCAAGCAGTCTCCCCGCAGAGAATCAGAGAAAACCAAATTTTTCAAGCTTCAGCTCAAGGGATTGCTGGGGGAAAAGGTGATTAATCACTTTTGGGATTTGCACGTCAAACTGCATACCAATACCCTGATGATTGAGGAAGGCAATGATATTGGTATTGTTCATGCACCCAAAAGGCGATCAAATAAGTTTCGTCCACGCAAAGGGTCAAGACCTAAAAAGAGTTTTCCCCGTCGTGGTTCGGGCGAAGATAGTTCGACAACAGGAAAAAGAACCTCACCCAAGCGTTCAGAACCCTTATCCAAACCAGTTCAACGTAAGGACAAGCCAGGTACAGATAATTCCTAAGAGGGATTCCTGATTAGGACGTGAGCCAGATTATGCCGCCCATCCTGCGCTTCACCGATGAGGTAGAAGTAGTAGTTAGGGGCGGCTATGAGGAAATTAACAATAAAGTGTTAATATAACAAAGGACAAATGACAGATGACAGATGACTGCTAATCCCACGACCTAAAGTTGTGGGATTAGTTTACAAAATAGCGAAGGTGAAAGCCCTCGTGATTTATCCGAGAGACGAAGCGTTCGACGGCTCGACTGAGCGCTCGCCGAAGTCTGAGGGCTCGCCGAACGTCCGAAGTCCGAGATCCGGGGGAGCGTCAATCTATACTCAGTTGAGAACCCCAGCGGTCTTGAGGCAGAAAGGAACGATCCATGGGAATGGATGCTACGGGTTCGGTAAGCGTAAACTCGCCCCTTTCAATCCATTGCTTTAATTCCAAAGCAACTTGCCGTGACCGAAATACACTTGCTAAAGGTGCTGTCCGCACAGAGTTGCCGTCAATAGTAATGCGCCCCTGCTTCAACTGGGCATAGCTGACTAATCCGAAGGTGGGGCGAACGCGACGGGGAATCGAGAAATCAACCACTGGGGCGACAATATCCTGATCCGATACAGCACAATGCTGAATCACCTCTTCACTCAAGACAGGTAAGGGTACACCAACGCCCAACATCAGAGACGGACCATAATTTTTAAAGTAGCAACCCCGTACCCACTTGGGATTCATCTGCTTGGCATCTCCAATTAACGCCAATGTAGCGGCTGGACCAATGGGGGTATGATTGGGAAGACGTTTCTGGAGGGGAAAATGTTGAGTTCCTTCCCAAGCGATGTACCCAATACCCCCACCCAAGAAAATTTGCGTACCAATCCCAATCAGCTTGAGTTCGGGATCGTTAAGTAGCGGGGAAATTGCTCCCGGATTGGAGTAGACTGCATTGCCTAATCTGGGCTGGAGCGGACCAAGATAAGTGTACAAGAGGCGATCGCCCCCATTGACGCCGACGATAAAATTTTGATAGAGATTGCGCGGATTGTAGAGATAGAACTGGTTAATCGTTTCGCGAGTAATCGTCGTATCACAAGAGGCTCTAGGATAACAGTCAGTCATCTGTCCAATCGCCCGCAATTGCACGGGTTTACCGGCAATCAAGTCTTCAATGACATGAGAACCACCCCGTTCTCTAGATCCTCGATCTCTGGCAGATCTCCCATATCGGTAGAGTCCACAACTTGAGTCGCGCCTAAATACAAATCCACCGCACCAAAGCCAGCATAAGCAGGTACACCATCTAACCAGCATTTACGAATCTTAATCGGGGGGTCTGTGTGACCTAAATTAATAATCGCGCCCGATGACTCCATTGGCTCAAATGTACCTGTGGTAATCACATCGACTTTCTTAGCCGCCTGGGTGACACCGATATCGGCGACTTGCGCTTTTAATTCCTCGACCGTCCAGACGACTGCACGACGATGGTGAATTTTATCA encodes:
- a CDS encoding serine O-acetyltransferase, with translation MVTQPDIQTIAKESVLNNLGLWQQIKEDWIAHDRDWTRPGFRAVAIQRFGVWRMQIQPKLLRAPFSILYRALYRKMRNTYGIELPYSVQLGRRVIIEHQHGIVIHGDCTIGDDCIIRQGVTLGNRYVDHPFDAPKIGNRVNVGAGAKIFGNVTIGDDANIGANAVVLCDVPAGATAVGVPAKIIKSRNTQDNG
- a CDS encoding serine O-acetyltransferase, producing MVKSVTVPNISATEPDWSREQLRRWWDPSRQLLKSIRAYQKWHAKGGIIAGLLRRINVLQHRFWSVVTAADIPIDCQLGGGLLLTHPTGVVIHPKASIGPNCLILQQVTVVSGVKIGGHVDIGAGAKILRQVTIGDHAKIGANAVVLCDVPAGATAVGVPAKIITHL
- a CDS encoding glycosyltransferase family 2 protein; protein product: MVTNQPLFLLIQIILLAIALALLIPIATLLIECMAAFFLPRRDKQEKPAPRPKVTILIPAHNEASDITATLKTILPQLTDSDRLIVIADNCTDNTAEVVRQVGATAIERENPDLRGKGYALDYGLRCIETKPPDVLVFVDADCQVSPGSIDKIARLAAASERPVQATYLMTQPDNPGVNDLISTLSLRVKNLVRPVGLTRLGLPCLLMGSGMALPWSLMSKISLAGCKTVDDMQLAVDLAIAGHPPLFCQDAHVQGRLMKDKAAKSQKARWEHGHLEMLFTEVPRLLKEFISQRRWDLFALALELAVPPLSLLLLIWAAATGGAFVAAVLGVSWIPGMVLGLEGLLILISVIGSWAKFCRADIPGRTLLAVPFYILWKVSLYPAFLIKPQSRWLKTERDTVDVTES
- a CDS encoding ribbon-helix-helix domain-containing protein; its protein translation is MNVSLTPELEQFIQRQVNAGKYNSPEEVVIKGIQLLAIMERFSQGSVEVLQPTQPKTEWMPGFFEEVIGGWVGEPLIREPRGEYETRETLF
- the sigC gene encoding RNA polymerase sigma factor SigC yields the protein MPATPFADTEFDHDQPTYSLDLQDNHGDIDNSVDEFVDPDIEEDIDTTSFAKSANRRTTDLVRLYLQEIGRVRLLRRDEEVSEAQKVQRYMRLLDLRAKFATPEEPVIEHFVHLIETHDRLASQLGHRPSLERWATTAGVDVATLKPSLVKGKQRWAELAELTVKELEQVQAEGLQAKEHMIKANLRLVVSVAKKYQNRGLELLDLIQEGTLGLERAVEKFDPTKGYRFSTYAYWWIRQGITRAIATQSRTIRLPVHITEKLNKIKKAQRKISQEQGRTATIEDIAKELEMDAPQVREVLMRVPRSVSLEIKVGKEKDTELGDLLETEETSPEDVLMREALQRDLQQLLADLTSRERDVICMRFGLGDGHPYSLAEIGRALELSRERVRQIEAKALQKLRQPKRRNRVRDYLEALS
- a CDS encoding NAD-dependent epimerase/dehydratase family protein, with translation MTPKRIFMTGASGCIGQYVAESLIQHTDHELYLLVRNPDKLGFDYHARPGITICQADLRQIDHFRDLLKTVDVAILAATAWGGVQEVFDINVVKTLRLLDLLDTQRCEQVIYFSTASILNQQNQLLKQAGQLGTDYIRSKYDCLQQLSKLAIAPKITTVFPTLVLGGDERKPYSHISSGIKDVVKWMDLIRWFKADGSFHFMHAQDIAQVVLYLVDHPPSQELTTKTGEGLSTNRLVLGNTRLTVNQAVEEVCTYLGKKIYVRVPLSIGLANLLIILFRIQMAAWDRFCLNYRHFSYQNPVNPDTFGLPTYCPTLSDVLKISGLP
- the hemE gene encoding uroporphyrinogen decarboxylase; translation: MAGLTQVPYLLRAARGEKLERPPVWMMRQAGRYMKAYRDLRDKYPSFRERSEIPEIAIEISLQPWKAFRPDGVILFSDILTPLPGVGIPFDIVESKGPIIDPPIRSQAQIDGLHPLELEKLTFVGEILQALRQEVGNEAAVLGFVGAPWTLAAYAIEGKSSKNYSIIKGMAFSQPAMLHEFLGKIADAIAVYVRYQIDNGAQVVQLFDSWAGQLSPQDYDTFALPYQQRVVEQVKATHPDTPLILYISGSAGILERMGKSGVDIISVDWTVDMAEARQRLGYKMNVQGNMDPGVLFGSQDFIRDRILDTIRKAGNRGHIFNLGHGVLPGTPEDNVRFFFETAKQVDQLLTVHA
- a CDS encoding S66 peptidase family protein produces the protein MNINQLSPLQPGNLLRVIAPSGALREVDAFYQGVEIWRRRGYRVELPTNWDARDGYLAGTDNQRRQQLAAAWYDPDCRGILCIRGGYGSARLLENWTWTSPVILSREAGEAGGAGGAGGAGGAGGAGGAGGAGGAGGDKIRADESLEAKSSIPKWLIGFSDITCLLWSLAGVGIGSVHAPVLTTLASEPEWSLNRLFDCVEGRPLSPLTGKGWGGGKVRGWLLPGNLTVATHVLGTPILPPLDGAILALEDVTEAPYRIDRLLTQWRMSGMLQKVKGIALGRFSRCHPPQNVPSWTVEEVLRDRLMDLDIPIVSELPFGHDGVNAALPVGRWVELDGDQGTLCWKTS
- a CDS encoding tetratricopeptide repeat protein; the protein is MSESSINSLLENLKNPDENVRKQATEELWRIWFYQKGISGMERLGRTQMLLERGETAQAEALLTQIIREQPDFAEAWNRRAVLYYILKQYQKSRDDCQQVIRLNPIHFGALHGLGLCYMALGDYQAAITAFRKALDIQPYSLINQKFILECTARLS